From the Candidozyma auris chromosome 2, complete sequence genome, the window attgaaaaattttgacTAGTGGTGGACTGAGGTGTACGTGATTGAGAGCTTTGTTCTTAGTACCAGCTCCAAGACACAGCTTAAACAACAAAATGGTTTCTTCCCACTTCGCAATGGTCTACAAATACCTTCAGAACGGGGGGAAGGGGCCGGGGTTTCTAGAAAATGCATCATTCTACACAGTGTGTTATTCGGAAGTGATGCTAGAGCAAGATTAGGTGTTCTAAAGAATTCAAGTGACTCATTTTCGAATCTGCACGATGGAGAGACTTGTGATACAAACAGCACACATCGAAGTCAGGCATTTGCCACCCATCACAAACCTGTAGGTCAGAGtctcgaaaaaaaatttgcGCAAGTGTTGGAGGTATTGTGAAGCCAACTAGTTTGACTGCTTCAATGAATGCTTCCAGTCATACGTTTCTGGCTTGATTCTCGTGCACTCAGGCTCTCCTGTAGGTGGAAAAGCACATACTAAGCGAAATGATTGGTCTCTGGTTTTGGTAAATTCTGTAGATTACTGTACATACAATTTAAGTTTTGATGTGATCGTATTTTGTGATTCTGTGAAATTATCGTGAATTTCGGGATACCCCAGACGTAGACTCTTGACCGGCTATGTGCTCCCTTCACAGCCTGATTGATATGAATCATCAATAACTACCAAACCTTTGAAAtcagaggaggaggacAATGTTCTATCGATGCTTTCAGAAAGTTTCCACAAAGAGGGGTCTCTTCATTCTGTCACCATGTCTCTGCCTCTATCAGGAAAGGAAGAGCGAGTCAGCACGGCCATTGAAAAAATGCGCTTATACGACCCTGCAACCAAGAGCCTCGCCCCACAAACTGCCCAGACGACCGGGCAGAGTCTAAAAACAATACAAGCGGGACAGTACAAACAGAGGACGAGTGTTCCACCCCTTGGAACGAAGATGCCATTTTTAAACGACTTCGTTCCATCTTCACGATTGCCACCCACTGACTCTGTTGTTGCCCCCGTTTCGCTTATCGATGCTATATGCGCGTAGAGATCCCGCTAGCGCGGTGACTCTGACCAGGCAAAGGCAGGACGGAAAAAAACGTCACCTCAATTACCTGACATTTTCCAACTAGTACCTCACTACTACACTTTTCAATCATGTCTGATCCAGTTTTGAAGGGCGGTTTGGCCCAGATGCTCAAGGGCGGCGTCATTATGGACGTTGTCAATGCTGAACAAGCTAAAATCGCCGAAAGAGCTGGCGCTTGTGCGGTTATGGCGTTGGAGAGAATCCCTGCTGACATGAGAGACTCGGGCCAGGTGTGCCGTATGAGTGATCCCaagatgatcaagtcaATCATCGAGTCGGTTTCGATCCCCGTGATGGCCAAGTGTCGTATTGGCCATTTCGTCGAGGCCCAGGTGCTCCAGGCCTTGGAGGTGGACTACATTGACGAGTCCGAGGTGTTGACCCCAGCAGACTGGTCGCATCACATCCCCAAGAGCGAGTTCAAGGTTCCATTTGTGTGTGGAGCCAAGGACCTTGGGGAGGCCTTGAGGAGAGTCAATGAGGGTGCTGCCATGTTGAGAACCAAGGGAGAGGCTGGCACTGGTGACATTTCTGAGGCCGTCAAGCACATGCGTATTGTCACCAGCCAGATCAAGCACGTTTTGTCGTTGGCTGGTAACCACGACGCTTTGCAGAAGTTGGCTGATGAGTACAGAGTgcccaagaagctcttggacAATCTCATTGACGCCAACGGTAAGTTGCCTGTGGTGAactttgctgctggtggtgtGGCCACTC encodes:
- the SNZ1 gene encoding pyridoxine biosynthesis protein SNZ1, whose product is MSDPVLKGGLAQMLKGGVIMDVVNAEQAKIAERAGACAVMALERIPADMRDSGQVCRMSDPKMIKSIIESVSIPVMAKCRIGHFVEAQVLQALEVDYIDESEVLTPADWSHHIPKSEFKVPFVCGAKDLGEALRRVNEGAAMLRTKGEAGTGDISEAVKHMRIVTSQIKHVLSLAGNHDALQKLADEYRVPKKLLDNLIDANGKLPVVNFAAGGVATPSDAALCMQLGCDGVFVGSGIFKSKNPEKLAKAIVDAVTHYNDPAKLLEVSTDLGELMFGKSIEQIPNKDRLAGR